The genomic DNA CGCAGAGCGGACAGCCGCGTCGGTAGTGACTGTGCTGGTGGCTCTGCTGCAGGTAGCGGAGCCCCAAGGTGTTTAGCCCGAAGCTCTGCTGACCGCCGTGCTTTCTGCCCTGCAGGGCCAGCGGCACCGCTGGTGGCAGCGTCATCGATGGTGGCTGCagcgtttccatttccaggCAATGTCCACGTCGGGCGGCAACCGCAGCCGCTCCTGCATTCCACATGTTCTCCATTTCCGTGGCATTCCACATGCTCTCCACCTCCGCCCGCtgcagggagcagcaggattGGGCGTTCagtgccagctgcagctgcttatTGACCAATGCCCCGCCTCCGGCTGCTCCTCTGATTCCGCCCGATCCACTGGCCAAGGCATCCACACTGCCATCAGGCGTGCCTCGACTGCAGCCGCCCACAGCGCCCTGATGGTGGTGGGTGTTGATGTCCAGCGACGATCGATAGCCGGGCGGTGGCGAGACGCGCTGCAtcaggatctgctgctgctgcagctggatctgctccaactgctgctggtgctgctgttgttgctgcagcaattGTTGCTCGTGCAGCACCACCGCATCGTAGGAGGGCGGTGGCTCGTGGTGTAGGGTCGGTATAACCGAGAGTCCGTCCGTGGAGTCGCCCATGAACAGTCCAGATGTCTCGTAGCACTgcaatgaaaagtgaaaagaggCATTCATGTTGTAATATACTCGAAAATCAACgaatatctctctctttctctgccagAACTGGATGTAATTTACTCCATTAATGTAGCGTCAGGCGTGAACgcaaccaaataaaaagtttAAATTGCACACATCATAAATTTAGTTGCccagctgcctctgcctcagcccaTCTTCATCCACTGCCCCACCAGTTCTACTGCTGTCTACAGCAGTTTctatcccaatcccaatcccagtcccttctcctgctgctgcaatggGAGAACTGTCCACAGTTGACATTTTTGCGGCAGGACAGGCTAACGTTGATTTACGCTGAGCCGCCATCTGCCTTTTGCCGTTCTTCTTTCGGGCCATCTCCCAGTGGGCCAACAAACCACAATGAACTGACGGATGGCAGTGTTTGGTGtcgtgggtggtggtggtggcagtggtTTCTCTTTGCTTGTAACT from Drosophila subobscura isolate 14011-0131.10 chromosome E, UCBerk_Dsub_1.0, whole genome shotgun sequence includes the following:
- the LOC117890019 gene encoding uncharacterized protein LOC117890019 isoform X2; this encodes MLSLVTTILCVVCYCCHRNIKKRTEAAYRQQQHQWLETDPNMEIYSVEQCYETSGLFMGDSTDGLSVIPTLHHEPPPSYDAVVLHEQQLLQQQQQHQQQLEQIQLQQQQILMQRVSPPPGYRSSLDINTHHHQGAVGGCSRGTPDGSVDALASGSGGIRGAAGGGALVNKQLQLALNAQSCCSLQRAEVESMWNATEMENMWNAGAAAVAARRGHCLEMETLQPPSMTLPPAVPLALQGRKHGGQQSFGLNTLGLRYLQQSHQHSHYRRGCPLCGKFRYEAEAEVEAEDEVNPCDMSVESGSMRSRELPSEDANENGVLEGAEPATSPCPCTNNCDNEDGNGNHMIGEALLSDEANGNIQPATQEAINETTTTAISAVTDENDNAAAAATPSATNEEEQPGGSQEQHQDLSSINANGFISMDMSKIIDRSGLPTYEGALKLESSGYV